CCGACTTCACAGGTCACGAGATCTTCAACGCCGCCGCGCCCACGAGCGCGATGCCCGAGCCGACCGACGACCTGGTTCGCCGGTTCTTACCCGACCTCCCGCGGATCAAGGAAGGCTTTTCCGGCAACTGGAGCGGCCTGGATTCAAGCAAAGCGGAGAAGATCCTCGGCCTTCGCTGCCGCCATCTCTGGCAGAACTACCTCGATGCGGCGGGGCGCCAGAAATGAGGCCGGCGAGCGCGCCTTACTTCTCGCTCACGTCGATCAGCACCCCGTCGGGGTCTGACATGTGAAACTGCCCGAGCGGGCATTTGGCGAACAGCCTGAGCCTGGCCTCACCCTCCGACCCTGCCTCTGGCCCGACAGGATTGGGTGCGAGCGACGGTCTTTCCTTCTTGACCTTTTCCAGCTCGCTCTTCACGGCGTCCACGCTTTCGACTTTGAACCCGATATGGTCCAGTGCCGGCCGCTCGATTCCGGTTCCGGCGAAATCGGTGATGTCCCAAGGCATGATGACGAAAGTGACCCTTCCGTCTGAGAGATAAAAATTAGGGTCGCCGGCCGGCTTCTCGGTTTCCCTCAACTCGAATACGTCGCGATAGAATTTTGCCAGCTTCGCAGGTTCGACCGCCCGCAGCGCGATGTGCCTGATGTGTCGTTTCTGCTCCCGGTCCGCCTCGACATAGGCATCCGTCCTGTTCTCCATGCCCCGCTGCGAAAGGTCGAAGACGTTGCCAGCCGGGTCATGCGTGCTGATACCGGCGAATGGCCTCGTGCTGGGTCGTTTCAGAACTTTGATGGACGGATAGTCGGCTTTCAGACGTTCATAGACCACGTTAACGTCTTCCACCTCGAAACCGAAGTGGTCCAGCCCGGCCTGGCGGCCGGCCTTGCCTTT
Above is a genomic segment from Candidatus Zixiibacteriota bacterium containing:
- a CDS encoding VOC family protein; this translates as MFAKLKHLAIVSEQYTLLGRFYEGMFGMKPSQNARPFGAVVVKDGYVGLNINPRKGKAGRQAGLDHFGFEVEDVNVVYERLKADYPSIKVLKRPSTRPFAGISTHDPAGNVFDLSQRGMENRTDAYVEADREQKRHIRHIALRAVEPAKLAKFYRDVFELRETEKPAGDPNFYLSDGRVTFVIMPWDITDFAGTGIERPALDHIGFKVESVDAVKSELEKVKKERPSLAPNPVGPEAGSEGEARLRLFAKCPLGQFHMSDPDGVLIDVSEK